GAAGAAGTGTAAGCTTAGATACTAGACGTTTTTTATACCACTAACTAAATACCaaaatcgaaaaaaaaaagctcAAAATGAAAGGTCAAACTATAATATCGCTTGACTTACTCTGTCATACTTGCAGACCTCATCAGCCAATTGAATAAAGAGGTCATTTCATTTAACTGGGTGTGCCTGTTCAGACACACACCTAATGCACAACTAGTCTAGGTTGTAAACTAACCAAAATTATTAGCAGCtcattcaatttcttccttaTTCTACTATCTGGCTCTCCTTACTTATCTGCATGTATCAGGTATGATTACAGTTACAAGAAGTGCAACcaaaaatgttgattttaCCAGCAACCAATGCGAAGGGCAATGTTGGCATTGCATATTACAGGcattttttatcaaaattcaTATGTAATCCTTGGATACATAACCCAAAACTCGACCCTGTTGACGTATGGAATGGAACATTTttatagaagaaaaatgtaCGTTTTGATGCCCACTTCCATAAATGCAAGTAGCTTAGGCGACATATTCGGTCAGTATGTTGAATTGTTAGAGTTTAAGAAGGGAGAGAATAACCAGCAGAAATTTTATGGTTTGTACCAAACTAAGTCAATCAGATCAAGCCTTTAt
The window above is part of the Pichia kudriavzevii chromosome 1, complete sequence genome. Proteins encoded here:
- a CDS encoding uncharacterized protein (PKUD0A07085), producing MRRAMLALHITGIFYQNSYVILGYITQNSTLLTYGMEHFYRRKMYVLMPTSINASSLGDIFGQYVELLEFKKGENNQQKFYGLYQTKSIRSSLYLFVFSIEYQILTVFRLGNIHSRKEKVFISFVQG